The window AGAAGCTGAGAGGGCGCGTGCCGCCGATATTTCGGCGCTATGCGCCAAGTATGGGATTTCGCCCGAACAGACGCAGCGCTATATTGCAGAAGGAAATAGCGTCGACGCGGTGGGGCGCGCGATTCTCGAGTCCCAGCGCCGCGAGGCGCCTGGGCTGAACGTCGGTCCGACGGTGACGGTCGGTGCGGAGGAACGTCAGAAGTTCCGCGCTGCCGTGGTCGACGGACTGCGTATGAGGCTCGGGCACACTATCGCCGCGCCGGTGGAGGGCGCCGAATCGTTCCGCGGCATCCGCCTGCTGGACCTCGCGCGAGAGGTGTGCTCGCGTAGCGGCGAGCGCGTCAGCTACGCCGACGACGGAAAGGAGATCGCAAAGCGAGCGTTCTCGACAAGCGATTTTCCTGCGATTATGAGCGACCTCGCCAATGTGACGCTCATGTCGGCCTACACCGAAGCAGATGCGACATGGCGCTCGTGGTGTCAGATAGGATCGGCGAGCGACTTCAAGGCGCAGCATCAGATCCGCATAGGTGAAATGCCGATGCTTGAGCCGGTGCTCGAAGGCGGCGAATACAAGATGGCCGATCTGTCTGAAACGAAGGATTCCTTCGCGATAGGCACGTATGGGAAGAAATTCGCGCTGACGAGGCAGGCGATAATCAACGACGACCTCGACGCGTTCGCGCGCATCCCGCAGCTTTTCGGCGCGGCATCCGCCCGCACGATCAACGCGGCAGTATATGCACTGCTTACTGCGAATGCAGCGATAGCAGAGGACAACAAAGCGCTGTTCCACGCCGATCACGGCAACCTTGCGGCGAGCGGCTCGGCGCTAAGCATAGAATCTCTTTCCGCCGCGCGCGTTGCGATGCGCCGCCAGGGCGGACTGCGCAAGGGCAGAGACAAGGTGGCGCTGAACATCGCGCCGGCCTATCTGATCATACCGCCCGAACTCGAAACTCTCGCGCGCCAGCTGATTTACAGTGATACGGATATCTCCGCGCAGAACCCTGCGGTTATCAACCCGTTCAAGGGCGCGCTGACTCCGATCATCGACGCCTGCCTATCGGGCGGAGCCTGGTATCTGGCGGCTGGGAAGAATTCTGTCGACACGATCAAGGTCGCCTTCCTGAACGGTGTGAATTCGCCGACGCTGGAGAGCCGACTCGGCTGGGAAATCGACGGGCTCGAATATAAAGTCCGTCTCGACTTCGGTGTATGGAACTATGAATACCGCGGTCTCTACAAGAACGCGGGAATATAAGCGAGGGGTGATATAAGATGGCAAGACAGGCTATGCCGGTGCAGTCCGGTAAGGTAATAGACTACGCAAATGCGGGAGCGGGCGTGATAAAGGTCGGCGACGTGGTGCCGCTCGTTAGCCTCTGCGGAGTCGCGGAAGTCGACATCGCAGTCGGCGAAGAAGGCGCCGTAGCGCTTTACGGCGTTTGGGAGGTGGCCGCGGAGACGGGGACGGCGTTCGCGGTCGGCGATAAGCTCTATTGGAATGCGACTGATAAAAAGGCGACCAAGACTTCGGCGGGCAACGTGTATCTTGGAATCGCTACGGCTCCCAAGGCTTCGGCGGGTGCGGTCGCACGCGTCAGAATAGGATGCTGAGGGAGCAGATAGCGTCCGACATCAAGGCGGTATTTCTGAATCTTCACGAGATGGCCGACACGGTAACATTCGGGGGGTTGCCTGTACAGGCGATAAAGGATGAGATTCCGGCGCAGGAATCAAAAATCGGAGAGGGCGCCAACGAACGCGCCCTCTCTATCTTTTGCGCCGAAGCCGACATCCAGATTCTACCGAAGAACGGCAGTTCTGTGGAGGTGGACGGCGAGCCGTGGCGAGTGGGCTTCGTGCGACGCGACGCTGGGATAGTGAATATCAAGCTTTACGATACACGTGTGAACCCCGACGCGCTGACGGAGGCGGTCTCTGTTTTGCGGCCCGTCGCGGGTGAGCGGAATGAGATCGGCGGCGAAGACGAAGAAAGCCTGTCCCCCGTAACCGCACTCTGGGCTATAGTCAGAGCCGTCTCTTCGCAGGACAGGACGATCGCCATGCAGGGCGCGGAACTTCGCACCCATGAGGCGCGCCTACAGATACCGGACGACGCTGGAGAGGAGGCGCTACCAGTGCAGTATGGAGATATTCTCGAATGGCGTGGAACGCGGCTCGTTGTGAAAGGGCTGCGTCCGGACTGGCGAGCACGCCTGCTGATCGCGGATTGCGTGTATATCAATGCTTAAGACTATAGCCATAGATGGCGAGCGGGAGGCGCTTGACGAACTTCGCAAAGCCGCGGCCGGAAAATTTAGAAAGGCCGTAGAGTCCGCGATCGACGACTCCGTGGGGATAATTGCGGAGGAGGCGCGTCGACTTGTACCAGTGCGCACCGGACGCCTGAAACGGTCGATAAAAACGAAACGCAGAAAAAACAGCCTTACCGCCGACATCTATTGTGACTATCCACAGCCGCAGGACCCCAAAAAGATACGAAAAGGGAAAAAAGAATATTACGCTTTTAGCGTCGAGTTCGGCAGCAGGCGGCGCAATATAAAAGCCCAACCTTTCCTTTTCCCCGCCGTGGGCAACACGCAAAAGGAAGTCGACGAACGCATGATGAAGGTATTGGAGGAGGCGATGCCGTGAGTGAATATCTGCGACAAGACGAGATTTACTCCGCCCTCTCCGCCAGCGCCGCCCTGACGGCGGTCGTGACGGGGATATTCGAAACGCCGCCCTCGAAGCAGAAACCGCCGTACATCGTGCTCGGCGACGCAAGAGAATCAAGCGGCGAACGCATGAATGGGCAGCAGAGCGAAATAACGCTCACGCTGCATATTTGGAGCGCCAAGTGGAAGACAAAAAAGGAGTGCTACCGCATCCGCAACCTCATCCTCCGCGCACTGCCGGACTGGGTGCAGCTGGACGGCTTCAGCGCCGAGCTCGATGACGAAGAGGAAAGCGAGAAGAGGACGCACGGGGAACTTGACATCAGATATTACGACAGGAGGTAGTACGTTATGAGCGATAGGCTGACAAAGAACGCGCAAATACTTATCTCGGCGACTGCGGAAGGCATACCGAAAGAACTGGATGTGCTGACGAAGTTTACTTTCGACGAAAGTAAAAAGGAAATCCAGACGACGAAGCTAAACAGCAAAAACCACACATACGAGACGGGCATAGCCGATGCAAAGGGCTCTTTCGAAATGACGACGGACCCCGACAGCGAATCGGGCGAAATCTTAGAAGCGGCCCACGCAAATGATTCGGTGGTGTACCTCATCATCCGTCCCGAGGGCACGGGGGCTTCTAAGGAACAGATAAAAATCCCTGCGAAGGTGTCGTCTCACAGCACGGATTATGCGCTCGACGACATGATAAAGGTTTCCTGTAACTTCGTTGCAGTCGGCGCAGTCGACCGCACGGCGCAGCCTGCGGGATAAGGGGTGCGCAAAATGATAACCGTAAAATTCAACGGCGTCGAGTATGAGATCGAATACGGGCATAACGCCGTTTGTGCGATCGAGGATGCGCTCGGCGTGGAAAACATTATGACGGTGCTCAAAG of the Synergistes jonesii genome contains:
- a CDS encoding prohead protease/major capsid protein fusion protein, whose protein sequence is MKKKMGTNKPCITREEFFRPEYEHRRETGIISAPDDESRSVELSFSSDSPIRRRDWWNEEWYDEILDHSAGAVNITRLAEIGVGLYNHDAKMPIGRLENVSIGDDHKGHCRLVFDDDEQSDAIFRKVKSGTLKGVSVGYRVYEWEKVRSGEKSKDGITGPAVIARQWEPYEISIVSCPADPTVGVGRALDIKDERGVSKLSFREMVMAAFRELHERKIERAVFEKKIREILAGLEPEESEEALRYVGDMRAAAGLSEQEPTPAPQSNVNEGARAIEAERARAADISALCAKYGISPEQTQRYIAEGNSVDAVGRAILESQRREAPGLNVGPTVTVGAEERQKFRAAVVDGLRMRLGHTIAAPVEGAESFRGIRLLDLAREVCSRSGERVSYADDGKEIAKRAFSTSDFPAIMSDLANVTLMSAYTEADATWRSWCQIGSASDFKAQHQIRIGEMPMLEPVLEGGEYKMADLSETKDSFAIGTYGKKFALTRQAIINDDLDAFARIPQLFGAASARTINAAVYALLTANAAIAEDNKALFHADHGNLAASGSALSIESLSAARVAMRRQGGLRKGRDKVALNIAPAYLIIPPELETLARQLIYSDTDISAQNPAVINPFKGALTPIIDACLSGGAWYLAAGKNSVDTIKVAFLNGVNSPTLESRLGWEIDGLEYKVRLDFGVWNYEYRGLYKNAGI
- a CDS encoding DUF2190 family protein; its protein translation is MARQAMPVQSGKVIDYANAGAGVIKVGDVVPLVSLCGVAEVDIAVGEEGAVALYGVWEVAAETGTAFAVGDKLYWNATDKKATKTSAGNVYLGIATAPKASAGAVARVRIGC
- a CDS encoding head-tail joining protein — protein: MLREQIASDIKAVFLNLHEMADTVTFGGLPVQAIKDEIPAQESKIGEGANERALSIFCAEADIQILPKNGSSVEVDGEPWRVGFVRRDAGIVNIKLYDTRVNPDALTEAVSVLRPVAGERNEIGGEDEESLSPVTALWAIVRAVSSQDRTIAMQGAELRTHEARLQIPDDAGEEALPVQYGDILEWRGTRLVVKGLRPDWRARLLIADCVYINA
- a CDS encoding HK97-gp10 family putative phage morphogenesis protein, with the translated sequence MLKTIAIDGEREALDELRKAAAGKFRKAVESAIDDSVGIIAEEARRLVPVRTGRLKRSIKTKRRKNSLTADIYCDYPQPQDPKKIRKGKKEYYAFSVEFGSRRRNIKAQPFLFPAVGNTQKEVDERMMKVLEEAMP
- a CDS encoding DUF3168 domain-containing protein, translating into MSEYLRQDEIYSALSASAALTAVVTGIFETPPSKQKPPYIVLGDARESSGERMNGQQSEITLTLHIWSAKWKTKKECYRIRNLILRALPDWVQLDGFSAELDDEEESEKRTHGELDIRYYDRR